The Staphylococcus sp. KG4-3 genome has a window encoding:
- the thiD gene encoding bifunctional hydroxymethylpyrimidine kinase/phosphomethylpyrimidine kinase, translating into MKKPKIALTIAGTDPTGGAGVMADLKSFHACGVYGMATITSIVAQNTKGVQHIHNLETQWLSEQLSSVFDDELPHAIKTGMIASKDMMKVIQEYLVTYPDIPYVIDPVMLAKSGDSLMDDDAKKDLQNILLPLATVATPNLPEAEEITGLTIEDEASIYKAGKIFINEIGSKGVVIKGGHAEDLDRAKDYLFTKDNVYTFEEPRYETKHTHGTGCTFSAVITAELAKGKSIYEAVKKAKAFISLSIKYTPEIGQGRGPVNHFAHMKKVGLDDE; encoded by the coding sequence ATGAAAAAACCAAAAATTGCTTTAACCATTGCAGGTACTGACCCAACTGGTGGCGCCGGTGTAATGGCAGATTTAAAATCTTTTCATGCTTGTGGCGTGTACGGGATGGCCACTATAACGAGTATTGTAGCTCAAAATACGAAAGGCGTACAACATATACACAATTTAGAAACACAATGGTTATCTGAACAACTTAGCAGTGTTTTTGATGATGAGTTACCACATGCAATTAAAACAGGGATGATTGCATCAAAAGATATGATGAAAGTTATTCAAGAGTATTTAGTAACGTATCCTGATATACCATATGTTATAGATCCAGTTATGCTAGCAAAAAGTGGAGATTCATTGATGGACGATGATGCTAAAAAGGATTTGCAAAATATTTTATTACCTTTAGCTACAGTCGCAACGCCAAATTTACCTGAAGCAGAAGAAATCACTGGATTGACGATAGAGGATGAAGCGTCTATTTATAAAGCCGGTAAAATTTTTATAAATGAAATTGGTAGTAAAGGCGTTGTGATCAAAGGTGGGCATGCAGAAGATTTAGATAGAGCTAAAGACTACTTATTCACCAAGGATAATGTTTATACCTTTGAAGAGCCACGTTATGAAACGAAACATACACATGGTACAGGATGTACATTTTCAGCGGTAATCACAGCGGAACTAGCCAAAGGTAAATCAATTTATGAAGCAGTAAAAAAAGCCAAAGCCTTTATTTCGTTAAGTATAAAATACACACCTGAAATTGGTCAGGGTAGAGGGCCGGTAAACCATTTTGCACATATGAAGAAAGTAGGTTTAGATGATGAGTAG
- the tenA gene encoding thiaminase II: MLFSETLKKESQNIIDDIYNDPFIQEMLNGNLPIEATKFYLRADASYLKEFANIYALLIPKMNKLEDVKFLVEQIQFIVDGEVAAHEILAEYVGENYDDIVSEKVWPPSGDHYIKHMYFNAYAKENAAYTIAAMAPCPYVYQAIAQRALEDNQLNRDSILAKWFDFYSTEMDELVDVFDKLLNKLTEACTVDEKHEIKMCFLQSTIHERNFFNMSYIEEDWLYGGE; the protein is encoded by the coding sequence TTGTTATTTTCAGAAACGTTAAAGAAAGAATCACAAAATATTATAGATGATATTTATAATGATCCATTTATTCAAGAAATGTTGAACGGTAATTTACCTATTGAGGCAACAAAATTTTATTTACGTGCCGACGCATCGTATCTAAAGGAATTTGCTAATATATATGCATTGCTTATTCCAAAAATGAATAAATTAGAAGACGTGAAATTTTTAGTGGAACAAATTCAGTTTATTGTTGATGGTGAAGTGGCAGCACATGAAATATTAGCTGAATATGTTGGAGAAAATTATGATGATATTGTAAGTGAAAAAGTATGGCCACCAAGTGGTGACCATTACATTAAGCATATGTATTTTAATGCGTATGCAAAGGAAAATGCAGCATATACGATTGCTGCTATGGCACCTTGTCCTTATGTTTATCAAGCTATTGCTCAACGTGCATTAGAAGATAATCAATTAAATAGAGATTCGATATTAGCAAAATGGTTCGATTTTTATAGCACTGAAATGGATGAATTGGTTGATGTATTTGATAAATTATTGAATAAATTAACTGAAGCATGTACTGTGGATGAAAAGCATGAAATAAAAATGTGTTTTTTACAAAGTACAATTCATGAACGTAATTTCTTTAATATGTCATATATTGAAGAAGATTGGTTATATGGAGGGGAATAG
- a CDS encoding transglycosylase family protein, translating to MKKTVIASTLAVGLGVTGFAAGNSADAAEQGVDKAQLAQQALTNPESLNEAPVQEGAYDINFTYNNTNFNFSSDGENFSWSYGEGSSEESNTSVEQTTDNNAQEEQAQPAQTATEQPTQEAAPQEETTQQPQQEATSQSSSSSNEASEGSSGVNAHLQQIAQRESGGDIHATNPSSGASGKFQFLQSTWDSVAPAQYQGQPAANAPEAVQDAAAQKLYDEVGASQWVTA from the coding sequence ATGAAAAAAACAGTAATCGCATCAACTTTAGCAGTAGGACTTGGAGTAACAGGATTTGCAGCAGGAAATTCAGCTGACGCTGCTGAACAAGGTGTAGACAAAGCTCAATTAGCGCAACAAGCACTAACTAATCCAGAATCATTAAACGAAGCACCAGTTCAAGAAGGTGCATATGACATTAATTTCACATATAATAATACAAATTTTAATTTTTCTTCAGACGGTGAAAACTTTAGCTGGAGCTACGGAGAAGGTTCAAGCGAAGAATCAAACACGTCAGTAGAACAAACTACAGATAATAATGCACAAGAAGAGCAAGCTCAACCAGCTCAAACTGCTACAGAGCAACCAACACAAGAAGCAGCACCTCAAGAAGAAACAACACAACAACCACAACAAGAAGCAACTTCACAATCTTCTTCTAGTTCAAATGAAGCTTCAGAAGGTTCATCAGGTGTGAATGCACACTTACAACAAATTGCACAACGTGAATCAGGTGGCGATATTCATGCTACAAACCCATCATCAGGTGCTTCAGGTAAGTTCCAATTCTTACAAAGCACATGGGATTCAGTAGCACCAGCTCAATATCAAGGTCAACCAGCTGCTAATGCACCAGAAGCAGTACAAGACGCTGCAGCGCAAAAACTATATGATGAAGTTGGCGCTTCACAATGGGTAACTGCATAA
- a CDS encoding single-stranded DNA-binding protein, translating to MINNIVIVGRLTKDPKIYEKEGNKLATMCVAITRNYRDKDQNTICDYLYCKAVGKIANNIELYLNKGSLVGITGQMQSRKYEKEGQMHFVSELFIETIKFMSPRNKDEISEFHEIFPIEQVCNSTKEKSLQDNEIYEIV from the coding sequence ATGATTAACAACATTGTCATAGTAGGGAGATTAACCAAAGACCCTAAAATTTATGAGAAGGAGGGGAATAAATTAGCTACAATGTGTGTAGCGATAACAAGAAATTATAGAGATAAGGACCAAAATACCATTTGTGATTATCTATATTGTAAGGCAGTTGGTAAAATAGCTAATAATATCGAACTATATTTAAATAAAGGATCACTTGTGGGAATTACTGGTCAAATGCAATCAAGAAAATATGAAAAAGAAGGGCAGATGCATTTTGTATCAGAACTTTTTATCGAAACGATTAAATTTATGTCTCCGAGAAATAAAGATGAAATTAGTGAATTTCATGAAATATTCCCTATAGAGCAAGTTTGTAATTCAACTAAAGAAAAAAGTCTACAAGATAATGAAATATACGAAATTGTATAA
- a CDS encoding YwpF-like family protein yields MKSFKAVRFQIVSESGGVTEYELEDGVIINKENSGTGWLLEIVISDFHYETMKTYMEDETLLDIRVVITRPANDPALFDATIKNISKLEHSISVVFECHIYTLRQVYAESLLEQLIDEGLTGEELKKSFNRMMQSKPRLKDEKIEK; encoded by the coding sequence ATGAAATCATTTAAAGCTGTTCGATTTCAAATCGTATCAGAAAGTGGTGGTGTCACTGAATACGAATTAGAAGATGGAGTTATAATCAATAAAGAAAATAGTGGTACTGGCTGGTTATTAGAAATTGTTATTTCAGACTTTCATTATGAAACTATGAAAACGTATATGGAAGATGAAACGTTATTAGATATACGTGTGGTTATTACACGCCCTGCAAATGATCCGGCACTTTTTGATGCAACTATAAAAAATATCAGTAAACTTGAACATTCTATCTCTGTCGTTTTTGAATGTCATATTTATACACTTAGACAAGTTTATGCAGAAAGCTTATTAGAACAATTAATTGATGAAGGATTAACTGGCGAAGAACTGAAAAAATCATTTAATCGAATGATGCAATCGAAACCACGTCTAAAAGATGAAAAAATAGAAAAATAG
- the fabZ gene encoding 3-hydroxyacyl-ACP dehydratase FabZ translates to METIFDYNEIKEIIPHRQPFLLIDRVVEYEAGERCVAIKQVSGNEPFFQGHFPDYAVMPGVLITEALAQTGAVAILNSEENKGKLALFAGIDKCRFKKQVTPGDTLKLEVEITKMRGPIGKGNAKATVDGQLACSCELTFAIQAK, encoded by the coding sequence ATGGAAACAATTTTTGATTACAATGAAATAAAAGAAATTATACCACATAGACAACCTTTTTTATTAATCGATCGTGTGGTTGAATATGAAGCAGGTGAACGCTGCGTCGCAATTAAACAAGTTTCTGGTAATGAACCCTTTTTCCAAGGCCATTTCCCTGATTACGCTGTTATGCCTGGTGTATTGATAACAGAAGCACTGGCACAAACAGGTGCAGTAGCTATCTTAAATAGTGAAGAAAATAAAGGAAAGCTAGCACTATTTGCAGGTATAGATAAATGTAGATTTAAGAAACAAGTAACTCCTGGCGATACATTAAAACTAGAAGTTGAAATTACTAAAATGCGTGGACCAATTGGTAAAGGTAATGCCAAGGCTACAGTAGATGGTCAATTGGCTTGTAGTTGTGAATTAACGTTTGCCATTCAAGCTAAATAA
- the murA gene encoding UDP-N-acetylglucosamine 1-carboxyvinyltransferase, whose translation MDMIEINGGNRLTGEVKVSGAKNAVLPVLTASLLASKGVSKLMNVPALSDVETINNVISTLNADVSYNKEEESVTVDATKQLNEEAPYEYVSKMRASILVMGPLLARLGHAKVALPGGCAIGSRPIEQHIKGFQELGADIHMDGGFIYASTENGLKGTTIHLDFPSVGATQNIIMAASLADGKTVLENVAREPEIVDLANYINEMGGNVTGAGTDTIIIHGVDELHGVEHAIIPDRIEAGTLLIAGAITRGDVLVNGAIKEHMTSLVYKLEEMGVNLDYQDDAIRVTVEDELKPVDIKTLPHPGFPTDMQSQMMALLLTAEGHKVVTETVFENRFMHVGEFKRMNAKITVEGRSAKIEGKSQLQGAQVKATDLRAAAALILAGLVADGKTQVTELKHLDRGYVDLHGKLNALGADIRRIDN comes from the coding sequence ATGGATATGATAGAAATCAACGGTGGAAATAGATTAACTGGTGAAGTCAAAGTTTCAGGTGCAAAAAATGCTGTATTACCAGTATTAACTGCTTCACTATTAGCATCAAAAGGTGTTAGCAAACTTATGAATGTGCCAGCATTAAGTGATGTAGAAACAATTAATAATGTTATTTCAACGTTAAACGCAGACGTTTCTTATAATAAAGAAGAAGAATCTGTTACAGTCGATGCAACAAAGCAACTAAATGAAGAAGCACCATACGAATATGTGAGTAAAATGAGAGCAAGTATTCTTGTTATGGGCCCTTTATTGGCACGTTTAGGTCATGCAAAAGTTGCCTTACCAGGTGGGTGTGCGATTGGTTCTAGACCTATTGAACAACATATTAAAGGTTTCCAAGAATTAGGCGCAGATATTCATATGGATGGCGGTTTTATTTATGCTAGTACTGAAAATGGTTTAAAAGGAACAACAATCCATTTAGATTTTCCAAGTGTAGGTGCTACACAAAATATAATCATGGCAGCATCTTTAGCAGATGGTAAAACAGTATTAGAAAATGTTGCTCGTGAACCTGAAATCGTTGATCTAGCTAATTACATAAATGAAATGGGAGGAAATGTTACTGGAGCAGGAACAGACACAATTATTATACACGGCGTAGATGAGTTACATGGTGTTGAACATGCGATTATTCCTGATAGAATTGAAGCCGGTACATTGTTAATTGCTGGTGCAATTACTCGTGGTGACGTTTTAGTTAATGGTGCGATTAAAGAGCATATGACTAGCTTAGTATATAAATTAGAGGAAATGGGTGTCAATTTAGATTATCAAGATGACGCGATTCGAGTGACAGTTGAAGATGAACTAAAACCAGTAGATATCAAAACATTACCTCATCCTGGTTTTCCTACTGATATGCAATCTCAAATGATGGCTTTATTACTAACAGCCGAAGGCCATAAAGTGGTTACTGAAACAGTATTTGAAAATAGATTTATGCATGTAGGCGAATTTAAGCGCATGAATGCTAAAATCACAGTTGAAGGTAGAAGCGCTAAAATAGAAGGTAAAAGTCAGCTACAAGGAGCACAAGTCAAAGCAACAGATTTACGTGCCGCAGCTGCATTGATTTTAGCTGGTTTAGTAGCAGATGGCAAAACCCAAGTTACTGAATTAAAACATTTAGATAGAGGTTATGTTGATTTGCATGGTAAGTTAAACGCATTAGGTGCAGATATTAGACGTATAGACAATTAA
- a CDS encoding DUF1146 family protein, whose protein sequence is MEYLGQFSIVHLILHVICICIAYWALNAVRLEQFFKKGFPMQVQICMIFLAILLGTAVSNFIVDLLQFSTQIKYLAQ, encoded by the coding sequence ATGGAATATTTAGGACAATTTTCGATTGTACATCTCATCTTACATGTTATTTGTATTTGTATTGCTTATTGGGCACTAAACGCAGTAAGGTTAGAGCAGTTTTTTAAAAAAGGCTTCCCTATGCAAGTTCAAATTTGCATGATTTTCTTAGCGATTTTATTAGGTACTGCTGTAAGTAATTTTATTGTGGATTTACTACAATTTTCAACACAAATAAAATATTTGGCACAATAA
- a CDS encoding F0F1 ATP synthase subunit epsilon, producing the protein MNTLSLNIVTPNGSVYDREDVNLAVLQTTAGEIGVMYGHIPTVAALEIGYVKINFDGGSEYIAVSEGFVEVRQDKLSIIVQTAEPAKEIDVARAELAKSRAESHLNNEEDSSDINRAKRALDRANNRIRVANLQ; encoded by the coding sequence ATGAACACATTAAGCCTAAATATTGTCACTCCTAATGGTTCTGTTTACGACCGAGAAGATGTTAATCTTGCAGTGTTACAAACTACTGCAGGTGAGATTGGTGTCATGTATGGACATATTCCAACTGTTGCAGCACTTGAAATTGGCTATGTCAAAATAAATTTTGACGGTGGTTCAGAATATATTGCAGTGAGTGAAGGTTTTGTTGAAGTAAGACAAGATAAATTATCAATTATTGTACAAACTGCAGAACCTGCGAAAGAAATAGATGTTGCTAGAGCAGAATTAGCAAAATCTAGAGCAGAATCTCATTTGAATAATGAAGAAGATAGTAGCGATATTAATAGAGCTAAACGTGCTTTAGATCGTGCGAATAACCGGATTCGTGTTGCTAATTTACAATAA
- the atpD gene encoding F0F1 ATP synthase subunit beta — MGLGRVTQVMGPVIDVRFEHNEVPEINNALVLDVERDEGTVSLTLEVALQLGDDVVRTIAMDSTDGVKRGTEVRDSGSSISVPVGDATLGRVFNVLGDTIDLDDKLESSVKRDPIHRESPAFDQLSTKVEILETGIKVIDLLAPYIKGGKIGLFGGAGVGKTVLIQELINNIAQEHGGISVFAGVGERTREGNDLYYEMSDSGVIKKTAMVFGQMNEPPGARMRVALSGLTMAEHFRDEQGQDVLLFIDNIFRFTQAGSEVSALLGRMPSAVGYQPTLATEMGQLQERITSTTKGSVTSIQAVFVPADDYTDPAPAAVFAHLDATTNLERKLTEMGIYPAVDPLASTSRALDPTIVGQDHYEIARDVQSTLQKYRELQDIIAILGMDELSEEDKQTVERARRIQFFLSQNFHVAEQFTGQKGSYVPVQKTVEGFKAILDGEYDHIPEDAFRLVGSMEEVVAKAKDMGVEV, encoded by the coding sequence ATGGGATTAGGCCGTGTAACACAAGTTATGGGTCCAGTAATTGATGTTCGTTTTGAGCACAATGAAGTTCCAGAGATTAACAACGCCTTAGTACTTGATGTAGAAAGAGACGAAGGTACTGTTTCTCTTACATTAGAAGTCGCATTACAATTAGGCGACGATGTAGTTCGTACGATTGCAATGGATTCAACTGATGGTGTTAAACGTGGTACAGAAGTTCGAGATAGTGGTAGCAGTATTAGCGTACCAGTTGGTGATGCTACACTTGGGCGTGTGTTTAACGTTTTAGGTGATACAATTGATTTAGATGATAAACTTGAAAGCTCCGTTAAACGTGATCCGATTCATAGAGAATCACCTGCTTTTGACCAATTATCAACAAAAGTTGAAATTTTAGAGACAGGTATCAAAGTAATTGATTTACTTGCACCTTATATTAAAGGTGGTAAAATCGGTTTATTTGGTGGAGCTGGAGTAGGTAAAACAGTATTAATTCAAGAATTAATTAACAATATTGCTCAAGAACATGGTGGTATTTCAGTATTTGCTGGTGTAGGTGAACGTACACGTGAAGGTAATGACTTATACTATGAAATGAGCGATAGTGGTGTTATTAAGAAAACTGCCATGGTGTTTGGTCAAATGAACGAGCCCCCTGGTGCGCGTATGCGTGTTGCATTATCTGGTTTAACAATGGCAGAACATTTCCGTGATGAACAAGGCCAAGATGTTTTACTATTTATTGATAACATTTTCAGATTTACACAAGCTGGTTCAGAAGTATCAGCGTTGTTAGGCCGTATGCCTTCAGCAGTTGGTTATCAACCAACACTTGCTACTGAAATGGGACAATTACAAGAACGTATCACATCAACTACTAAAGGTTCGGTTACTTCTATTCAAGCAGTATTCGTACCAGCCGATGACTATACTGACCCAGCGCCAGCTGCAGTATTTGCTCACTTAGATGCCACAACAAACTTAGAACGTAAATTAACTGAGATGGGTATTTATCCAGCAGTTGATCCATTAGCATCTACATCAAGAGCACTTGATCCAACAATCGTTGGGCAAGATCATTATGAAATAGCGCGTGATGTACAATCTACATTACAAAAATATAGAGAATTACAAGATATCATTGCTATTTTAGGTATGGATGAATTATCTGAAGAAGATAAACAAACAGTTGAACGTGCACGTCGTATTCAGTTCTTCTTATCACAAAACTTCCACGTAGCTGAACAATTTACTGGTCAAAAAGGATCATATGTACCTGTTCAAAAAACTGTAGAAGGCTTCAAAGCAATTTTAGATGGTGAATATGACCATATCCCAGAAGATGCATTCCGTCTTGTAGGTAGTATGGAAGAAGTAGTTGCCAAAGCTAAAGATATGGGTGTTGAAGTTTAA
- the atpG gene encoding ATP synthase F1 subunit gamma, with protein sequence MGSLKEIDTRIKSTKKMKQITKAMNMVSSSKLRRAESNTKQFRPYMEKMQDAITAVAGADKNSHHPMLQQREVKKSGYLVITSDKGLAGAYNANVLKHLVKDIESKHASKDEYSILVLGQTGVDFLKNKGYEIHESLIDVPDQPSFKEVQAIAKKAIDLYSEEVVDEVKIYFSHFVSVLENTPSTKTVLPLSPEDSSLGHGQMSSYEFEPDKEAILSVILPQYVESLIYGTILDAKASEHATRMTAMKNASDNASDIIDDLSIQYNRARQAAITQQITEIVGGSVALE encoded by the coding sequence ATGGGGTCTCTTAAAGAGATTGATACACGTATAAAATCAACCAAAAAAATGAAACAGATTACGAAAGCAATGAACATGGTATCAAGTTCAAAATTGCGTCGTGCTGAAAGTAATACAAAACAATTCAGACCTTATATGGAAAAAATGCAAGATGCTATTACTGCAGTAGCTGGTGCTGATAAAAATTCACATCATCCAATGTTACAACAACGTGAAGTGAAGAAAAGCGGCTACTTAGTGATTACTAGTGATAAAGGCCTTGCAGGTGCATATAACGCAAATGTACTCAAACACCTAGTGAAAGATATAGAGAGTAAACATGCTAGTAAGGATGAATACTCAATCTTAGTCTTAGGACAAACAGGTGTGGATTTTCTTAAAAATAAGGGATATGAAATTCATGAATCGCTGATAGATGTACCAGATCAACCTTCGTTTAAAGAAGTACAAGCGATTGCTAAAAAAGCGATTGATTTGTATAGCGAAGAAGTTGTTGATGAGGTTAAAATTTATTTTAGTCATTTCGTTAGTGTATTAGAAAATACGCCTTCAACTAAAACCGTGCTTCCATTGTCTCCTGAAGATTCTAGTTTAGGACATGGTCAAATGTCTTCATATGAGTTTGAACCAGACAAAGAAGCTATATTAAGCGTTATTTTACCTCAATATGTAGAAAGTTTAATATATGGAACAATTTTAGATGCAAAAGCAAGTGAACATGCTACACGTATGACTGCAATGAAAAATGCGTCAGATAATGCGTCAGATATTATTGATGACTTATCAATACAATATAACAGAGCAAGACAAGCAGCGATAACTCAACAAATTACTGAAATCGTTGGTGGTTCAGTAGCGCTTGAATAA
- the atpA gene encoding F0F1 ATP synthase subunit alpha, producing MAIKAEEISALLRSQIENYESEMAVTDVGTVLQIGDGIALIHGLNDVMAGELIEFKSGVLGLAQNLEESNVGVVILGPYADIKEGDEVKRTGRIMEVPVGDELIGRVVNPLGQAIDGQGPINTTKTRPVEKKATGVMDRKSVDEPLQTGIKAIDALVPIGRGQRELIIGDRQTGKTTVAIDTILNQADQDTICIYVAIGQKDSTVRANVEKLRQEGALDYTIIVSASAADPAPMLYIAPYAGVAMAEEFMFAGKDVLIVYDDLTKQAAAYRELSLLLRRPPGREAYPGDVFYLHSRLLERAAKLNDDLGGGSITALPIIETQAGDIAAYVPTNVISITDGQIFLQSDLFFSGVRPAINAGQSVSRVGGSAQIKAMKKVAGTLRLDLASYRELESFAQFGSDLDEFTAQKLERGKRTVEILKQDKNKPLPVENQVLIIYALTKGYLDDIPVEDITRFEDELNQWAKSNATELLNEIRTSGALPKDDAFESAINEFKKSFSKSEA from the coding sequence ATGGCCATTAAAGCTGAAGAAATCAGTGCATTACTTCGCTCACAAATAGAAAATTATGAGTCGGAAATGGCAGTTACTGATGTAGGTACAGTTCTACAAATTGGTGATGGCATCGCTTTAATCCATGGATTAAATGATGTTATGGCTGGTGAGCTAATAGAATTCAAAAGTGGCGTTCTAGGCTTAGCACAAAACTTGGAAGAATCAAATGTAGGTGTCGTTATTTTAGGGCCATACGCTGATATCAAAGAAGGGGACGAAGTAAAACGTACTGGACGTATTATGGAAGTACCTGTAGGTGATGAATTAATCGGTCGTGTGGTTAATCCATTAGGACAAGCTATTGATGGGCAAGGACCAATCAATACTACTAAAACACGCCCTGTAGAGAAGAAAGCAACTGGTGTAATGGATCGTAAATCCGTTGATGAACCACTACAAACAGGTATTAAAGCCATTGATGCGCTTGTACCAATTGGTCGTGGGCAACGTGAATTGATTATCGGTGACCGTCAAACTGGTAAAACAACAGTAGCAATCGATACAATTTTAAACCAAGCTGATCAAGATACAATCTGTATTTATGTCGCAATTGGACAAAAAGATTCAACAGTTCGTGCCAATGTTGAAAAATTACGTCAAGAAGGCGCATTAGATTATACAATCATCGTATCTGCATCAGCAGCAGATCCGGCTCCAATGCTTTACATAGCGCCATATGCTGGTGTTGCTATGGCTGAGGAATTCATGTTTGCTGGTAAAGATGTATTAATCGTTTATGATGACTTAACGAAACAAGCTGCTGCTTATCGTGAATTATCATTATTATTACGTAGACCGCCAGGCCGTGAAGCTTATCCAGGTGATGTATTCTACTTACACAGTAGATTACTTGAGAGAGCTGCGAAATTAAATGATGATTTAGGTGGAGGCTCAATTACTGCTTTACCAATTATCGAAACACAAGCTGGTGATATTGCAGCATACGTTCCAACAAACGTAATCTCAATTACTGACGGGCAAATCTTCTTACAATCAGATTTATTCTTCTCTGGTGTTAGACCTGCAATTAACGCAGGACAATCCGTATCACGTGTTGGTGGTTCAGCTCAAATTAAAGCGATGAAAAAAGTTGCCGGTACATTACGTTTAGATTTAGCGTCTTATCGTGAATTAGAGTCATTCGCTCAGTTTGGTTCTGATTTAGATGAATTCACTGCTCAAAAATTAGAGCGTGGTAAACGTACGGTTGAAATCTTGAAACAAGATAAAAATAAACCACTACCTGTAGAAAACCAAGTTTTAATTATTTATGCTTTAACTAAAGGTTATTTAGACGATATCCCTGTTGAAGATATTACACGTTTCGAAGACGAGTTAAATCAATGGGCTAAATCTAATGCGACTGAATTATTAAATGAAATCAGAACTTCAGGTGCGCTTCCTAAAGATGACGCGTTTGAATCTGCAATTAATGAATTTAAAAAAAGTTTCAGTAAGTCAGAAGCGTAA
- a CDS encoding F0F1 ATP synthase subunit delta, which yields MAKIAKKYAKALFDTAKDADILDAMYEEFSTIDKAVHSEIKKLHELDRDPQKDVDQRHRFVNIVFGHANQYMQNMLMILASNRHLGYIHEIYTEFETLYNELHNQDYAVIESVYELSEEEVSRIEEIIKARTKLSKTMITNKINPELIGGIRVKVGTKVMDASLKNDLAQLEKQFTRVK from the coding sequence ATGGCTAAAATAGCAAAAAAATATGCCAAGGCATTATTTGATACTGCTAAAGATGCAGACATCCTTGACGCAATGTATGAAGAATTTTCAACTATTGATAAAGCAGTTCATTCTGAAATAAAGAAGTTACATGAATTGGATAGAGATCCACAAAAAGATGTTGACCAACGTCACCGTTTTGTGAATATTGTTTTTGGCCATGCCAACCAGTATATGCAAAATATGTTGATGATATTAGCTAGTAATCGTCATCTTGGATATATTCATGAAATATACACAGAATTTGAAACTTTATACAATGAACTTCACAATCAAGATTATGCTGTTATCGAATCAGTATATGAACTCTCTGAAGAAGAAGTATCACGTATAGAAGAAATTATAAAAGCTCGTACAAAACTTTCTAAAACAATGATTACTAATAAAATTAATCCAGAACTTATCGGTGGTATCAGAGTAAAAGTAGGTACTAAAGTTATGGACGCAAGTTTGAAAAATGATCTTGCACAATTAGAAAAACAATTTACTAGAGTGAAATAA
- a CDS encoding F0F1 ATP synthase subunit B: MTATTNMFVLGAAGASGVQWGTIIVTCITFGILLLLLKKFAWGPLKEVMDKRERDINKDIDDAEQAKLNAQKLEEQNKQTLKETQDEVQRILEDSKIQARKQHEEIIHEANIRANGMIETAQNEINSEKERAIADINNQVSELSVLIASKVLQKEISEKDQKALVEKYIKEAGDK; encoded by the coding sequence GTGACTGCTACGACAAATATGTTCGTACTTGGTGCAGCTGGAGCAAGCGGTGTGCAATGGGGAACTATTATAGTTACCTGTATAACTTTCGGTATCTTATTACTATTATTGAAAAAATTTGCATGGGGTCCATTAAAAGAAGTAATGGATAAACGTGAACGTGATATTAATAAAGATATTGATGATGCTGAACAAGCTAAGCTAAATGCACAAAAGTTAGAAGAACAAAATAAACAAACACTAAAAGAAACGCAAGATGAGGTTCAAAGGATTTTAGAAGACTCTAAAATTCAAGCACGTAAACAACATGAAGAAATTATACATGAAGCGAATATCAGAGCAAATGGTATGATTGAAACAGCACAAAATGAAATTAATAGTGAGAAAGAACGTGCAATTGCAGATATCAATAATCAAGTTTCTGAGCTTTCAGTATTAATCGCATCGAAAGTACTTCAAAAAGAAATTTCAGAAAAAGACCAAAAAGCATTAGTTGAAAAGTACATTAAAGAGGCAGGCGATAAGTAA